A single genomic interval of Magnetospirillum sp. 15-1 harbors:
- a CDS encoding ABC transporter ATP-binding protein, producing MLLELDGVTVAFGGLIAVGDVTFSMAEGDVLGLVGPNGAGKTTLFNAVSGLVRPTRGKARFLGRDLVAMPIHARARAGIGRAFQVPQPMHELTVRENLMVASRFATGRIDKQRIEEILDLLKLGHKADSDAATSLALTEQKALEVGKALATNPKLLMLDEVLAGLETAGKRAFMHTLSEVRQRYGLALLIIEHDIETITRLCPRVVVLNFGRLIAEGSPENVFNDPEVIRSYTGGEAA from the coding sequence ATGCTGCTTGAGCTTGACGGCGTCACCGTGGCCTTCGGCGGCCTGATCGCGGTGGGAGACGTCACCTTCTCCATGGCGGAAGGCGACGTGCTCGGTCTGGTCGGCCCCAACGGGGCGGGCAAGACCACCCTGTTCAACGCCGTGTCGGGGCTGGTGCGCCCCACGCGGGGCAAGGCCCGCTTCCTGGGCCGCGATCTGGTGGCCATGCCCATCCACGCCAGGGCGCGGGCCGGCATCGGCCGCGCCTTCCAGGTGCCCCAGCCCATGCACGAGCTGACGGTGCGCGAAAACCTGATGGTGGCGTCGCGCTTCGCCACCGGGCGCATCGACAAGCAGCGGATCGAGGAAATCCTCGACCTGCTGAAGCTGGGCCACAAGGCGGATTCCGACGCCGCCACCTCGCTGGCGCTGACCGAGCAGAAGGCGCTGGAGGTGGGCAAGGCGCTCGCCACCAACCCAAAGCTGCTGATGCTCGACGAGGTGCTGGCCGGGCTCGAGACGGCGGGCAAGCGCGCCTTCATGCATACGCTGTCCGAGGTGCGGCAGCGCTACGGCCTGGCCCTGCTGATCATCGAGCACGACATCGAGACCATCACCCGCCTGTGTCCCCGCGTGGTGGTGCTGAACTTCGGCCGTCTGATCGCCGAGGGCAGCCCCGAAAACGTGTTCAACGACCCCGAAGTCATCAGGAGCTACACCGGTGGCGAAGCTGCTTGA